The Pungitius pungitius chromosome 8, fPunPun2.1, whole genome shotgun sequence genome has a window encoding:
- the id1 gene encoding DNA-binding protein inhibitor ID-1 produces the protein MKVVGSTCALKSKVGGEEMVRCLSEQSLSIAKCKIPLLDEHMSAFLHDMNSCYSKLKELVPTLPTNKKASKVEILQHVIDYIWDLQVELDEPEKSRHHSASGVTRTPLTTLNAEIASIAVENGCSDDRIMCR, from the exons ATGAAGGTTGTCGGATCTACCTGCGCCCTGAAGAGCAAGGTCGGCGGAGAGGAAATGGTGCGCTGCCTTTCCGAGCAGAGCTTGAGCATCGCCAAGTGCAAGATCCCGCTGCTGGACGAGCATATGAGCGCCTTCCTTCACGACATGAACAGCTGCTACAGCAAGTTGAAGGAGCTCGTGCCCACGCTGCCCACCAACAAGAAGGCCAGCAAAGTGGAGATCCTGCAGCACGTCATCGACTACATCTGGGACCTGCAAGTCGAGCTCGACGAGCCGGAGAAGAGCCGCCATCACTCCGCCAGCGGCGTCACGCGCACACCGCTGACCACCCTGAACGCGGAGATCGCAAGCATCGCAGTCGAG AACGGATGCTCAGATGACAGGATTATGTGCCGCTAA